Part of the Triticum dicoccoides isolate Atlit2015 ecotype Zavitan unplaced genomic scaffold, WEW_v2.0 scaffold152538, whole genome shotgun sequence genome, AAAATTGTCAAGCTTTACTAGGAACTTTGAGTGGGTTTACAACAAGCTTTAAATGAACCACCAATTCAGTTTCTCGTGCAAGTTCAACATTATGGTAACATTAAGATATCCATGAAAAATGAGTAAGAGGCCAGAAGGATGCAGTGGTTTGCAGTTACCAAAAGAAATGGGGATAAGTAGATTGTGTTGTAAGTTAGCTCCTCTAGAATAACTTCCAGGATAGGATTCCTACAGAGAAGGAAATGGAATATCAGGCACAATGGCTACATTCTTAAGCAAATGAAACCAAGAACCAAACCTGAGGCCATCAGCCCTTGAAGTCAGGCCCAATTTGTCTGCTTCTTTCCTAATCAAGTCAAGGTTTATAACCTACAAAAAAGACTGAAATAGTTAGCATCTGCACTTCACACAATCTGTGTATGATCAAAAACACAATGGTATAGCTCACCATAATGAAAAGTTTTTTCACGGATATAAGCGCTTCTCTTTCAAACTCAAGCAATGAAAAGGTTAAGGAAGAATCTAAATCAGATGCTGATTTAGAAGATATGTCATCTTCAATTTCACGCTGATGTTGGTTCAGAAGTGATATGCAGTTCTTGACAAACATTTTGAATACCAGTTTTCGCGATCCCTGTTAATGAATATTAGGGATTCCAAAAATGTCATAAAATAACACAGACGTTGCAATATTTCACGTAACTGTGACTATGTCAATGGTAAAAAAAAATCTTCAACAAAATATGACGAGGCAATGAAACAACAAACAAAGTTTTAGCCCAGAAAGCTAAGCTACTTTTTATAAATTACAGATGTAGGTAGGTATTACCAGAAGCACGTTTAAAACAGATTCCCTGATGATCACCCAGTCTAATGACTCTGCAACAAAATCACAAGAATGTTTAAGAATATATTGTCTTATACACAGGAATGTAAAACAGTTAAGTTGACAGGCACTTTTACCTTTATATGCAATATGACGAGGTATAAAATCAGCCTCAAGT contains:
- the LOC119344080 gene encoding negative regulator of systemic acquired resistance SNI1-like, which produces MVLFQYLVRTLEADFIPRHIAYKESLDWVIIRESVLNVLLGSRKLVFKMFVKNCISLLNQHQREIEDDISSKSASDLDSSLTFSLLEFEREALISVKKLFIMVINLDLIRKEADKLGLTSRADGLRNPILEVILEELTYNTIYLSPFLLVTANHCILLASYSFFMDILMLP